The following coding sequences are from one Musa acuminata AAA Group cultivar baxijiao chromosome BXJ1-6, Cavendish_Baxijiao_AAA, whole genome shotgun sequence window:
- the LOC135676236 gene encoding protein trichome birefringence-like 36, translated as MATRPALRLSYLPFFSFIVLPIVFQRLCMVPCMGILDVDSFEWREEKEDDVNEVQSHQGSSPRDCNLSVGEWVFDPSYPLYAPGCPYLSTQVSCRRNGRPDSDYERWRWKPKQCSIPRFDALDFLGRIRKKRVMLVGDSIIRNQWESLVCLVEAVIPSELKTVSSNGPSIAFHAMGYEASIEFSWAPLLVELKEEAENRRVLRLDSIEENAKYWLGVDVLVFDSAHWWTHSGKWSSWDYFQEGARLFTNLNPMVAYEKGLTTWAKWVDLNLDPRRTRVIFRSVSPRHNRENGWQCYKQKEPLVFLGYSPRVPGQLVVLREVLKKMSFPVYLMDVTSMSALRRDGHPSIYAEEGRDREGPASDCSHWCLPGVPDAWNEMLYALL; from the exons ATGGCCACAAGACCAGCTCTCAGGCTTTCTTACTTACCCTTCTTTAGCTTCATCGTCCTCCCCATTGTCTTCCAAAGACTCTGCATGGTGCCTTGCATGGGCATATTAGACGTCGACTCGTTTGAGTGGCGCGAAGAGAAAGAAGATGACGTTAATGAGGTTCAAAGCCACCAGGGATCATCACCCAGAGACTGCAACTTGTCCGTAGGAGAGTGGGTTTTCGATCCATCGTACCCTCTGTATGCACCAGGCTGCCCCTACCTCAGTACGCAAGTTAGCTGCAGGAGGAACGGGAGGCCAGACTCTGACTACGAGCGGTGGAGGTGGAAGCCAAAGCAATGCTCAATTCCAAG GTTCGATGCGTTGGACTTTCTTGGGAGGATCAGGAAAAAGAGGGTGATGCTGGTGGGAGACTCCATAATCAGGAACCAGTGGGAGTCTCTTGTTTGCTTGGTGGAAGCAGTGATCCCCAGCGAGTTGAAGACGGTCTCCTCCAATGGCCCTTCCATCGCTTTCCATGCCATG GGCTACGAGGCATCAATCGAGTTCTCCTGGGCTCCCCTTCTTGTCGAGCTGAAGGAAGAAGCAGAGAACAGGAGAGTGTTGCGCTTGGACTCCATTGAAGAGAACGCCAAGTACTGGCTCGGAGTTGACGTGCTCGTGTTCGATTCAGCTCACTGGTGGACTCACTCCGGCAAATGGAGCTC GTGGGACTACTTCCAGGAAGGAGCGAGGCTGTTCACCAACCTGAACCCCATGGTCGCCTACGAAAAGGGGCTGACGACATGGGCTAAATGGGTGGACTTGAACTTAGATCCCCGGCGAACTCGAGTCATTTTCCGAAGCGTCTCACCTCGGCACAACAG GGAGAACGGCTGGCAATGCTACAAGCAGAAGGAGCCGCTAGTCTTCCTGGGCTACTCGCCGCGCGTTCCGGGGCAATTGGTGGTGCTGAGGGAGGTGCTGAAGAAGATGAGCTTCCCGGTGTACCTTATGGACGTGACCAGCATGTCAGCTCTGCGTCGAGATGGGCACCCCTCCATCTACGCCGAGGAGGGGCGGGACAGAGAAGGCCCTGCCTCGGATTGCAGCCACTGGTGCTTGCCTGGAGTGCCTGATGCCTGGAACGAAATGCTCTATGCTCTTCTGTAG
- the LOC135676237 gene encoding sialyltransferase-like protein 1, with the protein MKRSLRFPFVLLVLVAAALSCRSVARRGLTVGPFIDVDASPRPIEAEGPNETLYLLSAAEPGAVELRQDVEDLLGGSLDSAEAAGGRYRLISIWRRGVKPGNRSGVTARLRFPALPEHPKHDRVFPEFRRLLGDWYHDRRAFRPEVLSELVRRIKRPVDQHYGYPDTGRPYATCAVVGNSGILLKSEHGDLIDGHDLVIRLNNARVEGYQRDVGSKTSLSFINSNVLHSCALRIGCHCHPYGDFVPIVIYICQPAHFLEYMVCNSTHKSPLLVTDGAFDTLCARIVKYYSLKTFVEGTGKHPTQWGKFHDEKMFHYSSGMQAIVLALGICERVSVFGFGKSSDAKHHYHSDQMAELDLHDYAAEYEFYGDLIERPQAIPFLRAAGIKVPPVAFYH; encoded by the coding sequence ATGAAGCGCTCCCTCCGCTTTCCCTTTGTGCTCCTCGTCCTCGTCGCCGCCGCGCTCAGCTGCCGCTCGGTGGCCCGCCGCGGCCTCACTGTCGGGCCCTTTATCGACGTCGATGCATCGCCGCGGCCGATCGAGGCCGAGGGCCCTAACGAGACCCTTTATCTCCTCTCCGCCGCCGAGCCCGGAGCGGTGGAGTTGCGGCAGGACGTGGAGGACCTCCTCGGTGGGAGCCTGGATTCCGCCGAAGCCGCCGGCGGGCGCTACCGCCTCATCTCCATCTGGCGGCGCGGGGTAAAGCCAGGGAATAGGTCAGGGGTCACGGCCCGGCTTCGGTTCCCCGCCCTGCCGGAGCACCCCAAGCACGACCGCGTCTTCCCGGAGTTCCGGCGGTTGCTGGGCGATTGGTATCACGACCGCCGCGCCTTCCGGCCGGAGGTTTTGTCGGAGCTCGTGAGGCGCATCAAGCGCCCCGTCGACCAGCACTACGGCTACCCGGACACCGGCCGGCCGTACGCCACCTGCGCCGTCGTCGGCAACAGCGGCATTCTCCTCAAGTCCGAGCACGGCGACCTCATCGACGGCCACGACCTGGTCATCCGCCTCAACAACGCCCGCGTCGAGGGGTACCAACGCGACGTCGGCTCCAAGACCTCCCTCTCCTTCATCAACAGCAACGTGCTCCACTCGTGCGCCCTGCGCATCGGCTGCCACTGCCACCCGTACGGCGACTTTGTCCCCATCGTCATCTACATCTGCCAGCCGGCGCATTTCCTCGAGTACATGGTGTGCAACTCCACCCACAAGTCCCCGCTGCTGGTCACCGACGGCGCGTTCGACACCCTCTGCGCCAGGATCGTAAAGTACTACTCGCTGAAGACGTTCGTGGAGGGGACGGGGAAGCACCCGACGCAGTGGGGCAAGTTCCACGACGAGAAGATGTTCCATTACTCGTCGGGGATGCAGGCAATCGTGCTGGCGCTGGGCATCTGCGAGAGGGTGAGCGTCTTCGGGTTCGGCAAGTCCAGCGACGCGAAGCACCACTACCACAGCGACCAGATGGCAGAGCTGGATTTGCACGATTACGCAGCGGAGTACGAGTTCTATGGCGACCTCATCGAGCGGCCGCAGGCGATACCCTTTCTTAGAGCCGCCGGAATCAAGGTTCCCCCTGTTGCTTTCTACCATTGA